Genomic window (Streptomyces sp. SLBN-31):
CCCGGGCTGGCTGGGCTACTCCGACGAGAAGCTGGCCCGCCTCGCCCGAGAGGCCGTCGCGGACGGCTTCACGCAGATCAAGCTGAAGGTCGGCGCCGACCTCCAGGACGACATCCGGCGCCTGCGCGTGGCCCGTGAGACCGTCGGCCCGGACATCCGCATCGCCGTCGACGCCAACCAGCGATGGGACATCCAGCCCGCCATCGACTGGATGCGTGCCCTGGCCCCCTACGACCCGTACTGGATCGAGGAGCCCACCTCTCCCGACGACATCCTCGGCCACGCCGCCGTCCGCCGGGCCGTCCACCCCATCAAGGTGGCCACCGGCGAGCACATCGCCAACCGGGTCGTCTTCAAGCAGCTCCTCCAGGCGGGCGCCGTCGACATCGTGCAGATCGACTCCGCCCGCGTCGGTGGCGTCAACGAGAACATCGCCATCCTGCTGCTCGCCGCCAAGTTCGGCGTCCCGGTCTGCCCGCACGCCGGCGGAGTCGGCCTGTGCGAGATGGTCCAGCACCTGTCCATGTTCGACTACGTCGCCGTCTCGGGCACCACTGAGGACCGCGTCATCGAGTACGTCGACCACCTGCACGAGCACTTCGTCGACCCCGTCCGCATCACCGACGGCCACTACCTCGCCCCCACCCTGCCCGGACTGAGCGCACAGATGCTGCCGGACTCGCTCAAGGAGTACGCCTACCCGGACGGCCCCGTCTGGACAGCCCGTGCCTGACGCCCCGATCCTCGTCGACGCCCATCACCACGTGTGGGACCTGAACATCAGGCCGCAGTCCTGGCTCGACGAGCCCGGACACGAGCCGGTCCGCCGTACCTTCGACACCGACGACCTGCGCACGGCCGCGACCGCGACCGTGGCCGGTCGGCGGCTGGAGTGCGCGGTGCTCGTCCAGTGCGTGGCGTCGGCCGACGAGACGCGCGAGTTCCTCGCCCTCGCCGGCAGCGACCCGCTCATCGGCGCGGTCGTCGGCTGGGTGGATCTCACGTCCCCGGCGATCGGCGACGTACTCGACGAGCTGCGTGCCGGACCCGGCGGTGGCCACCTGCGGGCCATACGCCACCTCGTCCAGGGGGAGGCCGATGCCGCCTGGCTGCAACAGCCCTCGGTGGAGCGCGGACTGCGGGCGGTCGGCGAACGGGGCCTCGGGTACGACCTGCTCATCCGCAGCCACCAGTTCCCCCAGGCCATCGGCTTGGCCGAACGCCTTCCCGACCTGTCCCTGGTCCTCGACCATGCCGGAAAACCACCCATCGCCCGGCAGGACCTGGACGACTGGGAGCGGGGCGTGCGGCAGCTGGCCGCGCATTCCCAGGTGCGGTGCAAGGTGTCGGGCCTGGTCACAGAGGCCGACCACGAGCAGTGGACGATCGACGACATCCGGCCGGTGTGGGAGGTGCTGCTGGCGGCCTTCGGCCCCGACCGGTTGATGTTCGGCTCGGACTGGCCGGTCTGCGTCCTCGCCGGCGGCTGGAACCGCTGGGCCGCCACCGTCGAGAAACTCCTGGCCGGCTGCTCCGCCGCCGAGACCGAGGCGATCCTGGCCGGTACCGCCACCACGTTCTACCGCCTCGAGTCCGCTCGAAGGAAGGAGAGCGCTCCGTGCTGCTGACCGAACTGCTGCACCCGGGCATCCTCCAAGCCCTGGCGGGCGCCGGGCATGGAGCGCGGGTCCTGCTCGCCGACGGCCACTACCCGGCGAGTACGGCAACCGGCCCGCGCGCCAAGACCGTCCACCTCAACCTGGCACCGGGTCTGCTGGATGTCACCACCGTGCTCGACGTCCTGCTGCGGGCCCTGCCCGTCGAGTCGGCGCACGTGATGGTGCCGCGCGAGGGGGAGCCGGAGCCGCCGGCCATCGCCGAGTACCGCGCGATGCTGGCGCCCGTCCCCGTCGAGACGCTGGGCCGCTTCGAGTTCTACGACGCCGCCCGCGCACCCGACCTGGCGCTGGCGATCGTCACCGCCGACACCCGCACCTACGCCAACCTGCTGCTCACCATCGGCGTCCGCGCTGAAGGGACCCTGAGAACACGATGACACTCGCAGTCCGCTACCTGTCCGCCCGCGCCCTGGACACGGCGCCCGCCGAAAGCCCGTCCCCCGGCCCCGGCGAGATGGAGATCGCCCCTGCCTACGTCGGTATTTGCGGCACTGACCTGCACATCTTCCACGGCGACATGGACGCCCGGGTCGCCGTGCCCGCTGTCCTCGGGCACGAGATGTCCGGCCGAATCGTGCGGGTGGGTGCCGGCGTGGAGGGCTGGGCACCCGGTGACGCGGTCACGGTGATGCCGCTGCGCTGGGACGACAGCTGCCCGGCCTGCCTCGCCGGGCATCAACACATCTGCCAGCACCTCGACTTCATCGGGATCGACTCCCCGGGCGCGATGCAGCAGCGCTGGACCGTGCCCGCCTCCACTCTCGTACGGCTGCCCGACTCCCTCCCGCTCGACCGGGCAGCCCTCGTGGAGCCCACCGCGGTCGCGGTGCACGACGTCGGCCGGGCGCAGGTCCGCGACGGCGAGAAGACTGTCGTGGTCGGCGGCGGCCCCGTGGGAATCCTCATCGCGCTGGTCGCCCGGGCAGCCGGCGCCGACGTCCGGGTGATCGAACTCAGCCCTCACCGGCGGCGTTTGGCGGAGGAGTTGGGGCTGGCCACCTGGGACCCTGGCGCCGACGATCTGCCCGAGCTGGTCCGCCAGT
Coding sequences:
- a CDS encoding zinc-binding dehydrogenase — encoded protein: MTLAVRYLSARALDTAPAESPSPGPGEMEIAPAYVGICGTDLHIFHGDMDARVAVPAVLGHEMSGRIVRVGAGVEGWAPGDAVTVMPLRWDDSCPACLAGHQHICQHLDFIGIDSPGAMQQRWTVPASTLVRLPDSLPLDRAALVEPTAVAVHDVGRAQVRDGEKTVVVGGGPVGILIALVARAAGADVRVIELSPHRRRLAEELGLATWDPGADDLPELVRQWTGEAGADVAFEVSGAQGGVDTAVEVLGVRGRLCLVAIHPRPREVNLHRFFWRELTLVGARLYDRSDFEKAVTLVADGTIPAERLISKVVPLTQAPAAFEALEAGGDVMKILVDCTDDAQGADA
- a CDS encoding L-fuconate dehydratase, with the translated sequence MSDPVPASARIIALDVLDVRFPTSEHLDGSDAMNPEPDYSAAYVVLRTDAGDQLEGHALAFTTGRGNDAQAAAIATLAPHVVGLSVEQVCSDLGAFSRSLVHDPQLRWLGPEKGAIHMATGAVVNAAWDLAAKRAGKPVWRFLGEMSSQELVAQVDFRWLSDALTPGEALEILHRAEPGREERIARLLEGGYPAYTTTPGWLGYSDEKLARLAREAVADGFTQIKLKVGADLQDDIRRLRVARETVGPDIRIAVDANQRWDIQPAIDWMRALAPYDPYWIEEPTSPDDILGHAAVRRAVHPIKVATGEHIANRVVFKQLLQAGAVDIVQIDSARVGGVNENIAILLLAAKFGVPVCPHAGGVGLCEMVQHLSMFDYVAVSGTTEDRVIEYVDHLHEHFVDPVRITDGHYLAPTLPGLSAQMLPDSLKEYAYPDGPVWTARA
- a CDS encoding amidohydrolase, with protein sequence MPDAPILVDAHHHVWDLNIRPQSWLDEPGHEPVRRTFDTDDLRTAATATVAGRRLECAVLVQCVASADETREFLALAGSDPLIGAVVGWVDLTSPAIGDVLDELRAGPGGGHLRAIRHLVQGEADAAWLQQPSVERGLRAVGERGLGYDLLIRSHQFPQAIGLAERLPDLSLVLDHAGKPPIARQDLDDWERGVRQLAAHSQVRCKVSGLVTEADHEQWTIDDIRPVWEVLLAAFGPDRLMFGSDWPVCVLAGGWNRWAATVEKLLAGCSAAETEAILAGTATTFYRLESARRKESAPCC
- a CDS encoding RbsD/FucU family protein, whose translation is MLLTELLHPGILQALAGAGHGARVLLADGHYPASTATGPRAKTVHLNLAPGLLDVTTVLDVLLRALPVESAHVMVPREGEPEPPAIAEYRAMLAPVPVETLGRFEFYDAARAPDLALAIVTADTRTYANLLLTIGVRAEGTLRTR